A single window of Anopheles moucheti chromosome 2, idAnoMoucSN_F20_07, whole genome shotgun sequence DNA harbors:
- the LOC128310650 gene encoding ADP-ribosylation factor-binding protein GGA1 isoform X1: MDVRTVLDGYLRKAVHPNNHDLDVSAIDQFCLTLKKDPSKMSIARELLVTRIQSPNTKESLLALEALEECMESLGREFRSEINKFRFLNELIKMVSKKYNGDQTPREVSDRILNILLTWTNKYDPCDCDKIQEAYNLLATQGIQHRSQQNVIIRGPPVRHPDERGPVLDKEQQKLKQLISSGKPENFEKANLLIQNLYRDEERRTQMKSRRLTELQKVAENTKLLNEMLDQYRAGETSDDELAILSEIYESCESAHPTIVRLAEETQHSEEMLVQSLESGCKNVGKFWSLASEFEKIFEVNDALTLALDKYRVKVLHQQPAERATLSQRSTDETMTLPAMNYTPNITQPEALETLFDVSSDVPGSGGSVTTTSQRSNYDDLSDIFSSSGSNGTPGHGGILLPEAIAHSGAPTPGFGLNGLKANQTKSKDNLMELNSILSSIRNNASASSPVGSIGSKPVVPSMVSAAKKTSPSRAAAVHNGSSSGTGSSSKSIPELDSIISGMKATLLSGPAVTSEDVQQSVSTPKPEPAGAGSEEDDEILAAPVTKSEQLSSNSEQIVPVEVLVGKPELKALADIVIDLDCIQPSREPSRTVLDDKEGLQITLNFAADHPRPDVTVIVISTINQGRTSIPSFQFDASVRKPCKLRLLPPSATSLPGTKPFRPPADGITQVLLLANPTGEPVDLTCILTYLVGDDPDPIKESIIMQAVPSVRE; the protein is encoded by the exons ATGGATGTACGCACGGTTCTCGATGGTTACTTGC GGAAAGCCGTCCATCCGAACAATCACGATTTGGACGTGTCCGCAATCGATCAGTTCTGCCTGACGTTGAAAAAGGATCCATCCAAGATGTCCATTGCCCGGGAGCTGCTTGTAACCCGGATACAGTCTCCCAACACGAAGGAATCACTGCTTGCGCTAGAG GCGCTGGAAGAGTGCATGGAATCTTTGGGCCGGGAGTTTCGGTCGGAAATAAACAAGTTTCGGTTTCTCAACGAGCTGATCAAGATGGTTTCGAAGAAGTACAACGGAGACCAAACACCGCGCGAAGTTTCTGACCGT ATTCTAAACATTCTACTTACCTGGACGAACAAGTACGATCCGTGCGATTGTGATAAAATACAGGAAGCGTATAATCTGCTTGCAACCCAGGGCATCCAGCATCGGTCACAGCAGAACGTAATCATCCGCGGTCCACCGGTCCGTCATCCGGACGAGCGTGGTCCGGTGTTGGACAAGGAGCAGCAAAAGCTGAAACAACTTATCAGCAGCGGTAAGCCGGAAAACTTTGAGAAAGCGAACCTCCTGATACAGAACCTGTATCGGGACGAGGAACGCCGAACACAGATGAAGAGTCGCCGGTTGACCGAGCTGCAGAAGGTGGCTGAAAATACGAAGCTGTTAAACGAAATGTTGGATCAGTATCGGGCCGGTGAAACGTCGGACGATGAGTTGGCGATACTGAGCGAAATTTATGAATCGTGTGAAAGTGCCCATCCTACGATTGTCCGACTGGCGGAGGAAACACAACACAGCGAAGAAATGCTCG TCCAGTCACTTGAGAGCGGATGCAAGAATGTAGGAAAATTCTGGAGTTTAGCTAGTGAATTTG AAAAAATATTCGAAGTTAATGATGCGCTTACGCTAGCGTTGGACAAATACCGCGTAAAAGTACTTCACCAACAACCGGCAGAGCGGGCAACGCTGTCACAGCGTAGCACCGACGAGACAATGACACTTCCCGCCATGAACTACACACCCAACATTACGCAACCGGAAGCACTGGAAACACTGTTCGATGTGTCCAGTGATGTGCCGGGAAGTGGTGGCAGTGTGACTACTACCTCGCAGCGTTCGAACTATGACGATTTGAGTGACATATTCTCATCCTCTGGCAGCAACGGAACGCCCGGTCACGGTGGTATACTATTGCCGGAAGCGATTGCCCACAGTGGTGCGCCAACGCCCGGGTTCGGTCTTAACGGGTTGAAAGCGAACCAAACCAAATCCAAAGATAATCTGATGGAATTAAATTCCATTCTCAGCAGCATTAGGAATAACGCCAGTGCATCTTCTCCGGTGGGCTCGATAGGTTCAAAGCCGGTTGTACCATCGATGGTTAGTGCAGCTAAGAAAACTTCACCATCAAGGGCAGCAGCGGTACATAATGGTTCTAGTAGCGGTACTGGATCGTCTAGCAAATCCATTCCCGAATTGGATTCCATCATTAGTGGTATGAAGGCGACACTGCTTTCCGGACCGGCGGTTACTTCCGAAGACGTACAACAATCTGTTTCAACACCAAAACCCGAACCGGCCGGAGCAGGATCGGAAGAAGACGACGAAATCTTGGCAGCACCAGTTACAAAATCTGAACAACTCTCATCAAATTCGGAGCAAATCGTGCCAGTCGAGGTTCTTGTTGGCAAGCCGGAATTGAAAGCACTGGCGGACATTGTGATCGATCTTGATTGTATTCAACCGAGCCGGGAACCGTCGCGTACCGTGCTGGATGATAAGGAAGGCCTTCAAATTACGCTTAACTTTGCAGCCGACCATCCACGGCCTGATGTGACGGTGATTGTTATTTCCACCATTAATCAGGGCCGTACCAGCATTCCCAGTTTTCAGTTCGATGCGAGCGTACGGAAACCTTGCAAGTTGCGACTGTTGCCACCGTCTGCCACCAGCCTACCCGGTACGAAACCGTTCCGACCGCCGGCGGATGGTATAACGCAGGTGCTACTGTTGGCGAACCCGACCGGTGAACCCGTCGATCTGACCTGCATCCTGACGTACCTGGTGGGTGACGATCCAGATCCGATCAAAGAATCGATCATTATGCAGGCAGTACCATCGGTGCGAGAGTGA
- the LOC128310650 gene encoding ADP-ribosylation factor-binding protein GGA1 isoform X2: protein MDVRTVLDGYLRKAVHPNNHDLDVSAIDQFCLTLKKDPSKMSIARELLVTRIQSPNTKESLLALEALEECMESLGREFRSEINKFRFLNELIKMVSKKYNGDQTPREVSDRILNILLTWTNKYDPCDCDKIQEAYNLLATQGIQHRSQQNVIIRGPPVRHPDERGPVLDKEQQKLKQLISSGKPENFEKANLLIQNLYRDEERRTQMKSRRLTELQKVAENTKLLNEMLDQYRAGETSDDELAILSEIYESCESAHPTIVRLAEETQHSEEMLEKIFEVNDALTLALDKYRVKVLHQQPAERATLSQRSTDETMTLPAMNYTPNITQPEALETLFDVSSDVPGSGGSVTTTSQRSNYDDLSDIFSSSGSNGTPGHGGILLPEAIAHSGAPTPGFGLNGLKANQTKSKDNLMELNSILSSIRNNASASSPVGSIGSKPVVPSMVSAAKKTSPSRAAAVHNGSSSGTGSSSKSIPELDSIISGMKATLLSGPAVTSEDVQQSVSTPKPEPAGAGSEEDDEILAAPVTKSEQLSSNSEQIVPVEVLVGKPELKALADIVIDLDCIQPSREPSRTVLDDKEGLQITLNFAADHPRPDVTVIVISTINQGRTSIPSFQFDASVRKPCKLRLLPPSATSLPGTKPFRPPADGITQVLLLANPTGEPVDLTCILTYLVGDDPDPIKESIIMQAVPSVRE from the exons ATGGATGTACGCACGGTTCTCGATGGTTACTTGC GGAAAGCCGTCCATCCGAACAATCACGATTTGGACGTGTCCGCAATCGATCAGTTCTGCCTGACGTTGAAAAAGGATCCATCCAAGATGTCCATTGCCCGGGAGCTGCTTGTAACCCGGATACAGTCTCCCAACACGAAGGAATCACTGCTTGCGCTAGAG GCGCTGGAAGAGTGCATGGAATCTTTGGGCCGGGAGTTTCGGTCGGAAATAAACAAGTTTCGGTTTCTCAACGAGCTGATCAAGATGGTTTCGAAGAAGTACAACGGAGACCAAACACCGCGCGAAGTTTCTGACCGT ATTCTAAACATTCTACTTACCTGGACGAACAAGTACGATCCGTGCGATTGTGATAAAATACAGGAAGCGTATAATCTGCTTGCAACCCAGGGCATCCAGCATCGGTCACAGCAGAACGTAATCATCCGCGGTCCACCGGTCCGTCATCCGGACGAGCGTGGTCCGGTGTTGGACAAGGAGCAGCAAAAGCTGAAACAACTTATCAGCAGCGGTAAGCCGGAAAACTTTGAGAAAGCGAACCTCCTGATACAGAACCTGTATCGGGACGAGGAACGCCGAACACAGATGAAGAGTCGCCGGTTGACCGAGCTGCAGAAGGTGGCTGAAAATACGAAGCTGTTAAACGAAATGTTGGATCAGTATCGGGCCGGTGAAACGTCGGACGATGAGTTGGCGATACTGAGCGAAATTTATGAATCGTGTGAAAGTGCCCATCCTACGATTGTCCGACTGGCGGAGGAAACACAACACAGCGAAGAAATGCTCG AAAAAATATTCGAAGTTAATGATGCGCTTACGCTAGCGTTGGACAAATACCGCGTAAAAGTACTTCACCAACAACCGGCAGAGCGGGCAACGCTGTCACAGCGTAGCACCGACGAGACAATGACACTTCCCGCCATGAACTACACACCCAACATTACGCAACCGGAAGCACTGGAAACACTGTTCGATGTGTCCAGTGATGTGCCGGGAAGTGGTGGCAGTGTGACTACTACCTCGCAGCGTTCGAACTATGACGATTTGAGTGACATATTCTCATCCTCTGGCAGCAACGGAACGCCCGGTCACGGTGGTATACTATTGCCGGAAGCGATTGCCCACAGTGGTGCGCCAACGCCCGGGTTCGGTCTTAACGGGTTGAAAGCGAACCAAACCAAATCCAAAGATAATCTGATGGAATTAAATTCCATTCTCAGCAGCATTAGGAATAACGCCAGTGCATCTTCTCCGGTGGGCTCGATAGGTTCAAAGCCGGTTGTACCATCGATGGTTAGTGCAGCTAAGAAAACTTCACCATCAAGGGCAGCAGCGGTACATAATGGTTCTAGTAGCGGTACTGGATCGTCTAGCAAATCCATTCCCGAATTGGATTCCATCATTAGTGGTATGAAGGCGACACTGCTTTCCGGACCGGCGGTTACTTCCGAAGACGTACAACAATCTGTTTCAACACCAAAACCCGAACCGGCCGGAGCAGGATCGGAAGAAGACGACGAAATCTTGGCAGCACCAGTTACAAAATCTGAACAACTCTCATCAAATTCGGAGCAAATCGTGCCAGTCGAGGTTCTTGTTGGCAAGCCGGAATTGAAAGCACTGGCGGACATTGTGATCGATCTTGATTGTATTCAACCGAGCCGGGAACCGTCGCGTACCGTGCTGGATGATAAGGAAGGCCTTCAAATTACGCTTAACTTTGCAGCCGACCATCCACGGCCTGATGTGACGGTGATTGTTATTTCCACCATTAATCAGGGCCGTACCAGCATTCCCAGTTTTCAGTTCGATGCGAGCGTACGGAAACCTTGCAAGTTGCGACTGTTGCCACCGTCTGCCACCAGCCTACCCGGTACGAAACCGTTCCGACCGCCGGCGGATGGTATAACGCAGGTGCTACTGTTGGCGAACCCGACCGGTGAACCCGTCGATCTGACCTGCATCCTGACGTACCTGGTGGGTGACGATCCAGATCCGATCAAAGAATCGATCATTATGCAGGCAGTACCATCGGTGCGAGAGTGA